A section of the Castanea sativa cultivar Marrone di Chiusa Pesio chromosome 12, ASM4071231v1 genome encodes:
- the LOC142618320 gene encoding homeobox-leucine zipper protein ANTHOCYANINLESS 2-like isoform X2 — protein sequence MEGQGGEMALIGENYDPVMVGRLREDGYESRSGSDNVEGSGDDQEAGNDQGPAKKKKYHRHTPNQIQELEGFFKECPHPDEKQRLELSRKLGLEIKQVKFWFQNRRTQMKTQLERHENIILRQENDKLRAENALMRDAMANPVCNSCGGPAIPGQISFEEHQLRIENARLKDELNRICALANKFLGRPLSSLATSVPLPSSTSGLELGVGRNGIGGLSSMGTHLPMGLDLGDGIMGASAMPLIKPPMSFMGNEIPMDSTMFMDLALTAMDELIKMAQADSSLWIKSLDGGKETLNQEEYVRAFSPCIGTKPVGFVTEATRDTGLVIMNSLTLVETMMDEGRWKETFPCIIARASTIDLISNGMAGTKNGALQVMHAELQVLSPFVSVRQLKFLRYCKQQAEGVWAVVDVSLDISLESTNMHPFVNCRRLPSGCVVQDMPNGYSKVTWIEHSEYNESGIHELYQPFIRAGMGFGAQRWVATLQRQSEFLAILMSSTFPLEDHTTLGPAGKRSMLKLAQRMTDKFCSGVCASTTHKWDNLRLGNVSENVRVMTRRNLDDPGEPHGIVVSAATSVWMPVSQQGLFDFLRDEQSRSQWDILCVGRPIQEMIHIAKGQKQGNCVSLLRGNPTNENESNMLILQETWTDASGSVVVYAPVDAPSINVVMAGGDSTYVALLPSGFSILPDDRSFFGGPQNCNGTVIKEDNNGSDGSGGCLLTVGFQILINSQPAAKLTVESVETVNNLISCTIQKIKAALKIP from the exons ATGGAAGGCCAAGGTGGTGAGATGGCTCTGATTGGGGAAAACTATGATCCTGTTATGGTGGGAAGGTTGAGGGAAGATGGGTATGAGAGCAGGTCAGGGAGTGATAACGTTGAAGGCTCGGGTGATGATCAGGAGGCCGGCAATGATCAAGGGCcggcgaagaagaagaagtaccATAGGCACACTCCCAACCAAATTCAAGAGCTTGAAGG TTTCTTTAAGGAGTGTCCCCATCCTGATGAGAAGCAAAGATTGGAACTCAGCAGGAAGCTTGGCTTGGAGATCAAGCAAGTCAAATTTTGGTTTCAAAATAGGCGAACCCAAATGAAG ACCCAATTGGAGCGCCATGAAAACATAATTCTTAGACAAGAAAATGATAAGCTTCGGGCCGAGAACGCTTTAATGAGGGATGCTATGGCAAACCCAGTGTGCAACAGTTGTGGTGGACCGGCCATTCCTGGTCAAATATCATTTGAGGAGCACCAGCTTAGGATTGAGAATGCTCGATTGAAGGATGAATTAAACCGTATATGTGCTTTGGCAAACAAGTTCTTGGGCAGGCCTCTCTCATCCTTAGCCACTTCCGTCCCTCTCCCAAGCTCAACCTCCGGTTTGGAACTTGGGGTAGGAAGAAATGGGATTGGTGGTTTAAGTTCTATGGGCACCCATTTACCAATGGGACTTGATCTGGGAGATGGGATTATGGGTGCTTCAGCAATGCCTCTAATTAAGCCTCCCATGAGCTTCATGGGCAATGAAATACCAATGGACAGTACGATGTTTATGGATCTTGCTTTGACAGCTATGGATGAATTAATTAAGATGGCCCAGGCTGATAGCTCCCTTTGGATCAAAAGTTTGGATGGAGGGAAGGAAACACTGAATCAAGAGGAGTATGTAAGGGCATTTTCTCCTTGTATTGGCACAAAACCCGTGGGTTTTGTAACTGAGGCTACAAGGGATACTGGTTTGGTAATCATGAACAGCTTGACTCTTGTGGAGACAATGATGGACGAG GGTCGATGGAAAGAAACGTTTCCATGCATAATTGCTAGAGCTTCCACCATTGATTTGATATCAAATGGCATGGCTGGAACCAAAAATGGTGCCCTACAAGTG ATGCATGCTGAGCTGCAAGTTCTTTCACCATTTGTCTCTGTCCGTCAATTGAAGTTCCTCCGGTACTGCAAGCAGCAGGCAGAGGGTGTGTGGGCTGTGGTTGATGTTTCTCTTGACATTAGCCTAGAAAGCACCAACATGCACCCATTTGTGAACTGTAGAAGGCTTCCTTCTGGATGTGTTGTGCAAGATATGCCTAATGGTTACTCAAAG GTTACATGGATAGAACATTCAGAATATAATGAGAGTGGCATCCATGAACTATACCAGCCATTTATTAGGGCTGGCATGGGCTTTGGTGCACAAAGGTGGGTTGCTACCCTCCAAAGGCAGTCTGAGTTCTTGGCAATCCTCATGTCATCAACCTTCCCCCTTGAAGATCACACAA CACTTGGTCCAGCCGGAAAGAGGAGCATGTTGAAGTTGGCGCAGCGCATGACTGACAAATTCTGTTCTGGTGTTTGTGCTTCAACCACTCACAAGTGGGACAATCTCCGTCTTGGAAATGTGAGTGAAAATGTTAGGGTTATGACCAGGAGGAATTTGGATGACCCTGGTGAGCCTCATGGTATTGTGGTGAGTGCTGCAACTTCGGTTTGGATGCCTGTATCACAGCAGGGACTGTTTGATTTCTTGCGAGATGAACAATCAAGGAGTCAGTGGGACATTTTATGCGTTGGCAGGCCAATACAGGAGATGATTCATATTGCCAAAGGCCAGAAACAAGGAAACTGTGTTTCTCTCCTTCGTGGAAAT CCCACTAATGAGAACGAGAGCAACATGCTGATATTGCAAGAGACATGGACAGATGCATCAGGCTCAGTAGTTGTTTATGCACCAGTAGATGCGCCATCGATAAATGTGGTGATGGCTGGTGGGGATTCTACCTATGTAGCTCTCCTTCCATCAGGGTTTTCTATTCTGCCTGATGATCGATCCTTCTTTGGTGGGCCTCAAAACTGCAATGGAACTGTGATAAAAGAAGACAATAATGGCAGTGATGGAAGTGGTGGATGCCTACTTACTGTTGGATTTCAAATCTTAATTAATAGCCAGCCAGCTGCAAAGCTAACTGTGGAGTCAGTAGAGACTGTTAACAATCTCATCTCCTGCACTATTCAGAAGATCAAAGCTGCCCTTAAAATACCATAG
- the LOC142618320 gene encoding homeobox-leucine zipper protein HDG7-like isoform X1: MMGFGGLISGGSGGGGVASVVADIAPHSSNMTSGAFAPLPLLSTPPIPSSMHSSSTLTLSTSRKMEGQGGEMALIGENYDPVMVGRLREDGYESRSGSDNVEGSGDDQEAGNDQGPAKKKKYHRHTPNQIQELEGFFKECPHPDEKQRLELSRKLGLEIKQVKFWFQNRRTQMKTQLERHENIILRQENDKLRAENALMRDAMANPVCNSCGGPAIPGQISFEEHQLRIENARLKDELNRICALANKFLGRPLSSLATSVPLPSSTSGLELGVGRNGIGGLSSMGTHLPMGLDLGDGIMGASAMPLIKPPMSFMGNEIPMDSTMFMDLALTAMDELIKMAQADSSLWIKSLDGGKETLNQEEYVRAFSPCIGTKPVGFVTEATRDTGLVIMNSLTLVETMMDEGRWKETFPCIIARASTIDLISNGMAGTKNGALQVMHAELQVLSPFVSVRQLKFLRYCKQQAEGVWAVVDVSLDISLESTNMHPFVNCRRLPSGCVVQDMPNGYSKVTWIEHSEYNESGIHELYQPFIRAGMGFGAQRWVATLQRQSEFLAILMSSTFPLEDHTTLGPAGKRSMLKLAQRMTDKFCSGVCASTTHKWDNLRLGNVSENVRVMTRRNLDDPGEPHGIVVSAATSVWMPVSQQGLFDFLRDEQSRSQWDILCVGRPIQEMIHIAKGQKQGNCVSLLRGNPTNENESNMLILQETWTDASGSVVVYAPVDAPSINVVMAGGDSTYVALLPSGFSILPDDRSFFGGPQNCNGTVIKEDNNGSDGSGGCLLTVGFQILINSQPAAKLTVESVETVNNLISCTIQKIKAALKIP, translated from the exons ATGATGGGGTTTGGGGGTTTGATCAGTGGCGGTAGTGGTGGTGGAGGGGTTGCGAGTGTTGTGGCTGATATTGCTCCACACAGCTCAAACATGACTAGTGGTGCCTTTGCTCCGCTACCCCTTCTCAGTACTCCACCTATTCCAAGTTCAATGCACAGTTCCTCTACCCTCACTCTCTCCACT TCAAGGAAAATGGAAGGCCAAGGTGGTGAGATGGCTCTGATTGGGGAAAACTATGATCCTGTTATGGTGGGAAGGTTGAGGGAAGATGGGTATGAGAGCAGGTCAGGGAGTGATAACGTTGAAGGCTCGGGTGATGATCAGGAGGCCGGCAATGATCAAGGGCcggcgaagaagaagaagtaccATAGGCACACTCCCAACCAAATTCAAGAGCTTGAAGG TTTCTTTAAGGAGTGTCCCCATCCTGATGAGAAGCAAAGATTGGAACTCAGCAGGAAGCTTGGCTTGGAGATCAAGCAAGTCAAATTTTGGTTTCAAAATAGGCGAACCCAAATGAAG ACCCAATTGGAGCGCCATGAAAACATAATTCTTAGACAAGAAAATGATAAGCTTCGGGCCGAGAACGCTTTAATGAGGGATGCTATGGCAAACCCAGTGTGCAACAGTTGTGGTGGACCGGCCATTCCTGGTCAAATATCATTTGAGGAGCACCAGCTTAGGATTGAGAATGCTCGATTGAAGGATGAATTAAACCGTATATGTGCTTTGGCAAACAAGTTCTTGGGCAGGCCTCTCTCATCCTTAGCCACTTCCGTCCCTCTCCCAAGCTCAACCTCCGGTTTGGAACTTGGGGTAGGAAGAAATGGGATTGGTGGTTTAAGTTCTATGGGCACCCATTTACCAATGGGACTTGATCTGGGAGATGGGATTATGGGTGCTTCAGCAATGCCTCTAATTAAGCCTCCCATGAGCTTCATGGGCAATGAAATACCAATGGACAGTACGATGTTTATGGATCTTGCTTTGACAGCTATGGATGAATTAATTAAGATGGCCCAGGCTGATAGCTCCCTTTGGATCAAAAGTTTGGATGGAGGGAAGGAAACACTGAATCAAGAGGAGTATGTAAGGGCATTTTCTCCTTGTATTGGCACAAAACCCGTGGGTTTTGTAACTGAGGCTACAAGGGATACTGGTTTGGTAATCATGAACAGCTTGACTCTTGTGGAGACAATGATGGACGAG GGTCGATGGAAAGAAACGTTTCCATGCATAATTGCTAGAGCTTCCACCATTGATTTGATATCAAATGGCATGGCTGGAACCAAAAATGGTGCCCTACAAGTG ATGCATGCTGAGCTGCAAGTTCTTTCACCATTTGTCTCTGTCCGTCAATTGAAGTTCCTCCGGTACTGCAAGCAGCAGGCAGAGGGTGTGTGGGCTGTGGTTGATGTTTCTCTTGACATTAGCCTAGAAAGCACCAACATGCACCCATTTGTGAACTGTAGAAGGCTTCCTTCTGGATGTGTTGTGCAAGATATGCCTAATGGTTACTCAAAG GTTACATGGATAGAACATTCAGAATATAATGAGAGTGGCATCCATGAACTATACCAGCCATTTATTAGGGCTGGCATGGGCTTTGGTGCACAAAGGTGGGTTGCTACCCTCCAAAGGCAGTCTGAGTTCTTGGCAATCCTCATGTCATCAACCTTCCCCCTTGAAGATCACACAA CACTTGGTCCAGCCGGAAAGAGGAGCATGTTGAAGTTGGCGCAGCGCATGACTGACAAATTCTGTTCTGGTGTTTGTGCTTCAACCACTCACAAGTGGGACAATCTCCGTCTTGGAAATGTGAGTGAAAATGTTAGGGTTATGACCAGGAGGAATTTGGATGACCCTGGTGAGCCTCATGGTATTGTGGTGAGTGCTGCAACTTCGGTTTGGATGCCTGTATCACAGCAGGGACTGTTTGATTTCTTGCGAGATGAACAATCAAGGAGTCAGTGGGACATTTTATGCGTTGGCAGGCCAATACAGGAGATGATTCATATTGCCAAAGGCCAGAAACAAGGAAACTGTGTTTCTCTCCTTCGTGGAAAT CCCACTAATGAGAACGAGAGCAACATGCTGATATTGCAAGAGACATGGACAGATGCATCAGGCTCAGTAGTTGTTTATGCACCAGTAGATGCGCCATCGATAAATGTGGTGATGGCTGGTGGGGATTCTACCTATGTAGCTCTCCTTCCATCAGGGTTTTCTATTCTGCCTGATGATCGATCCTTCTTTGGTGGGCCTCAAAACTGCAATGGAACTGTGATAAAAGAAGACAATAATGGCAGTGATGGAAGTGGTGGATGCCTACTTACTGTTGGATTTCAAATCTTAATTAATAGCCAGCCAGCTGCAAAGCTAACTGTGGAGTCAGTAGAGACTGTTAACAATCTCATCTCCTGCACTATTCAGAAGATCAAAGCTGCCCTTAAAATACCATAG